The proteins below are encoded in one region of Sphingobacterium sp. R2:
- a CDS encoding DUF763 domain-containing protein, which produces MRKSGTADLPLHYGKVPAWLYERMASLGRSIVEVMLMDYGKDEVLRRLADPFWFQSFGAVLGMDWHSSGITTAVMGALKRAINPDAKSLGLYICGGKGKLSMQTPQELLQVSDRIGLNANNLIRSSKLVAKVDNTAIQDGYQLYLHNFILADNGNWSVVQQGMHEKDKTARRYHWHSEKIKSFVEEPHAGISGPSQGMIFNLTAAEAAANRAGIMTLVREDSFKVIQEFARLAMPSHHDVRASDVNLKRLGAMLYVARESPLVDFEDLLLLKGIGPRTLQSLALVSEVIHGAPSRFKDPARFSFAHGGKDGHPFPVPLTIYDESIQILKKGIEKSKLGHGDKLKSVQKLHQLVLDSERNFEPQFDMQQIIVEERRDSWKYGGRTVLGDAEPLRTNGRGLQLSLF; this is translated from the coding sequence ATGAGGAAATCCGGTACTGCAGACCTTCCATTGCATTATGGTAAAGTACCTGCGTGGCTTTACGAGCGTATGGCTTCATTAGGGCGTTCAATCGTGGAAGTTATGCTAATGGATTATGGAAAGGATGAGGTTTTAAGGAGGCTTGCTGATCCATTTTGGTTTCAAAGCTTTGGAGCTGTTCTTGGCATGGACTGGCATTCCTCTGGAATTACAACGGCTGTTATGGGTGCATTAAAACGCGCTATTAATCCAGACGCCAAGTCATTAGGGCTCTACATCTGCGGCGGAAAAGGCAAGTTGTCCATGCAAACCCCACAAGAACTACTTCAGGTTTCAGATCGTATTGGATTAAATGCTAACAACTTGATTCGCAGCAGTAAACTTGTTGCGAAGGTGGATAACACAGCCATTCAGGACGGTTACCAATTGTATTTACATAATTTTATCTTGGCAGATAATGGCAATTGGTCAGTCGTGCAGCAAGGTATGCATGAAAAAGATAAGACTGCCCGTCGTTACCATTGGCATTCTGAAAAGATCAAATCGTTTGTGGAGGAACCGCATGCGGGTATCAGCGGTCCCTCACAGGGTATGATCTTCAATTTAACGGCTGCTGAAGCGGCGGCAAACAGAGCGGGTATTATGACGTTGGTTAGAGAGGATTCGTTTAAAGTTATACAAGAATTCGCTAGATTGGCCATGCCATCTCATCACGATGTACGTGCATCGGATGTCAATCTAAAAAGATTGGGCGCGATGTTATACGTTGCTCGTGAAAGTCCACTTGTTGATTTTGAAGATCTACTTCTTTTAAAGGGAATTGGCCCCCGTACGTTGCAATCATTGGCCTTAGTCAGCGAAGTAATTCATGGTGCACCATCCCGGTTTAAAGATCCGGCTCGGTTTTCGTTTGCTCATGGGGGAAAGGATGGACATCCATTTCCGGTTCCATTAACTATTTACGATGAAAGTATTCAGATTTTGAAAAAAGGCATTGAGAAATCTAAATTGGGTCATGGTGACAAATTAAAGTCCGTCCAGAAATTACATCAGCTGGTGTTGGATAGTGAAAGAAATTTTGAGCCACAGTTTGATATGCAGCAAATTATAGTGGAGGAACGAAGGGATTCTTGGAAGTATGGGGGCAGAACAGTCTTGGGAGATGCAGAGCCTTTGCGAACAAATGGACGGGGTTTGCAATTATCACTTTTCTAG
- a CDS encoding efflux RND transporter periplasmic adaptor subunit, giving the protein MKRVFMLASLAISLCQIGCTSKKEEKEEKEKFTATSPVQMDTTIRKDFVSQIRSFRNIELRAQEKGYLEQIFVDEGQFVHKGQLLFRIMPKMYEAEYRKSSAEVNVAEIEVQNTKTLADKNVVSPNELAMAKAKLEQAKAEAAIAKLHLSFTEIRAPFDGTIDRIPLKLGSLVDEGELLTSLSDNSEMLVYFNVSEPEYLSYQTNVSKRGDTHVGLLLANNELFAQNGLVETIESEFNSETGNIAFRAKFPNPNRLLKHGESGKVVMNFPLKQVLIIPQKATYEMQDRKYVYVVDKDGKLKARHITIGNSLPDLYVVTSGLQKDDKFLLDGIQKAKEDDKISYSFVQPKDAISNLKLKTE; this is encoded by the coding sequence ATGAAAAGAGTATTTATGCTCGCTAGTTTGGCTATTAGCTTATGCCAAATCGGGTGTACTTCCAAAAAGGAAGAAAAGGAAGAAAAAGAGAAATTCACAGCGACCTCTCCGGTACAAATGGACACCACTATTCGTAAGGATTTTGTCTCCCAGATTAGATCTTTCCGAAATATTGAGCTTCGGGCTCAAGAGAAGGGCTATCTTGAACAGATTTTCGTGGACGAAGGACAATTTGTCCATAAGGGGCAACTACTTTTTCGGATAATGCCGAAGATGTATGAGGCCGAATACCGAAAATCTTCTGCAGAAGTTAATGTAGCGGAAATTGAAGTTCAAAATACAAAAACATTAGCTGATAAAAATGTTGTATCGCCCAACGAACTCGCTATGGCTAAAGCGAAGCTTGAGCAAGCCAAAGCCGAGGCAGCGATTGCAAAATTACATCTCTCCTTTACAGAAATCAGGGCACCTTTTGACGGAACGATTGATCGGATTCCATTGAAATTGGGAAGTTTGGTGGATGAAGGCGAATTATTGACAAGTCTGTCCGATAATAGTGAGATGTTGGTTTATTTCAATGTTTCCGAACCAGAATATTTAAGTTATCAAACTAACGTGAGTAAACGCGGGGATACCCATGTGGGCCTGCTACTTGCTAATAATGAGCTATTTGCTCAAAATGGTCTTGTAGAAACCATAGAAAGTGAATTTAACAGTGAAACAGGAAATATTGCTTTTAGAGCGAAATTTCCCAACCCAAACCGTCTATTAAAACATGGCGAGAGCGGCAAGGTGGTGATGAACTTTCCGTTGAAACAAGTTTTAATTATTCCACAGAAAGCGACATACGAAATGCAGGACCGTAAATATGTGTATGTAGTCGATAAGGATGGGAAATTAAAAGCTCGTCATATCACAATCGGTAACTCTCTACCAGATCTGTATGTGGTAACGAGCGGACTTCAAAAAGATGATAAATTTTTGTTGGACGGTATTCAGAAAGCAAAAGAGGATGATAAAATCAGCTACAGCTTTGTGCAACCTAAAGACGCCATTTCAAATTTGAAGTTAAAAACAGAATAG
- a CDS encoding efflux RND transporter permease subunit, protein MFSRFINRPVLSIVISLIIVFLGVLSMVQLPVTQFPSISPPKVNITAEYPGANGELMIKSVIIPLERAINGVPGMKYMASDAGNDGEASIQVVFNLGTDPNQASLNVQNRVASVVNKLPPIVVREGVKITREESNMLMYINLYSKDKELDGNFMYNYADMNIVSELRRVDGVGVANILGTRELAMRIWLKPDRMTAYKISAEEVMKALSEQSLEASPGKAGESSGMTSQSFEYVLKYPGRFTTTEGYGNIVLRAGENGEMLRLKDVADIKFGSAMYDIYSTLNGKPSAAIVLKQSYGSNASQVIQDVKSKMKELKASFPKGLDYEISYDVSKFLDASMEKVVHTLLEAFVLVAIVVFLFLGDWRSTLIPTIAVPVSLVGSFLFMQFFGITINLITLFALVLAIGVVVDDAIVVIEAVHAKMEELHISAYKATKKAMHEISGAIVAITFLMAAVFIPVAFMSGPVGIFYRQFSITMATSIILSGVVALTLTPALCAIMLKNNHGKARKKSIIDKFLDSFNRLFDKMSNKYVYLLKGIVDRRLFTFIVLIGFCIGAYFLNNAVPAGFIPNEDQGMIYAIIQTPPGSTLERTNLAAQTLQKEAENIDGVQSVSSLAGYEILTEGTGANTGTCLINLKSWEERKESSQEIIEQLEAAAKNIPGASIEFFQPPAVPGYGAAGGFELRLLDKAGSGDYKKMETVSKDFVRELNKRPELSSVFTFYSASFPQYMLHIDNDLAQQKGVTIDNALNTLSTLVGSNYETNFIKYDRQYKVMVQALPQYRALPEDILKLYVKNEKDEMVPFSAFMHMEKVYGLSEITRHNMYLASEISGSAASGYSSGEAIQVINEVAAKTLPRGYGIDWAGISKDQVGRGNQAIYIFLICLGFVYLILSAQYESFIMPFAVLLSLPIGIFGAFLLLKLLGLENNIYAQVALVMLIGLLGKNAVLIVEFAAQRHSQGLSIIEAALDGAKVRFRPILMTSFAFIAGLIPLVMASGPGAIGNRTIGTAAAGGMLFGTVFGILVIPGLYYIFGTIASRRKLIKHEDENPLTEELDNND, encoded by the coding sequence ATGTTTAGTCGTTTTATAAATAGACCAGTACTTTCGATCGTTATATCACTGATCATTGTGTTTTTGGGTGTGCTTTCTATGGTACAGCTTCCTGTAACACAATTTCCATCTATATCGCCACCGAAGGTGAATATCACTGCGGAGTACCCTGGAGCAAATGGTGAGTTGATGATTAAATCAGTTATCATACCGCTAGAGCGGGCGATAAATGGGGTTCCGGGCATGAAATACATGGCTTCAGATGCCGGTAACGACGGGGAAGCAAGTATCCAGGTGGTATTCAATCTAGGAACAGATCCGAATCAGGCTTCATTAAATGTGCAGAACCGTGTGGCTTCTGTGGTGAATAAGCTTCCTCCAATTGTGGTACGTGAGGGGGTGAAGATTACACGTGAAGAATCCAATATGCTCATGTACATCAATCTCTATAGCAAAGACAAGGAGCTTGATGGAAACTTTATGTATAACTATGCGGACATGAACATTGTCTCCGAATTACGTCGTGTAGACGGTGTTGGGGTGGCTAATATTCTTGGAACGCGCGAATTAGCGATGCGTATTTGGTTGAAACCAGATCGTATGACAGCCTACAAGATTTCTGCAGAAGAGGTGATGAAAGCCTTATCAGAGCAGAGCTTGGAAGCTTCGCCAGGTAAAGCGGGCGAGTCATCTGGTATGACCTCCCAATCTTTTGAATATGTATTGAAATACCCCGGACGTTTTACGACGACTGAAGGCTATGGCAATATCGTGTTACGTGCGGGTGAGAATGGTGAAATGTTACGCTTAAAAGATGTTGCGGACATCAAATTCGGTTCGGCGATGTATGATATCTATTCTACATTGAACGGAAAACCATCCGCAGCGATTGTCTTAAAACAATCCTATGGAAGTAATGCTTCTCAGGTAATCCAAGACGTTAAAAGCAAAATGAAGGAATTGAAGGCATCTTTTCCTAAAGGGCTGGATTACGAAATTAGCTATGACGTTTCAAAATTTTTGGATGCATCCATGGAAAAGGTAGTCCATACTTTATTGGAGGCATTTGTGCTTGTTGCTATTGTCGTCTTTCTATTCTTAGGAGATTGGCGCTCGACCTTGATTCCAACCATTGCAGTACCGGTTTCATTGGTGGGATCATTTTTGTTCATGCAATTTTTTGGAATTACCATCAACTTGATCACCCTGTTTGCATTGGTGCTCGCCATTGGTGTTGTTGTGGATGATGCGATTGTGGTTATTGAAGCCGTCCATGCCAAAATGGAAGAGCTTCATATTTCGGCCTATAAGGCGACCAAAAAAGCGATGCATGAAATCAGCGGTGCCATTGTTGCAATCACGTTTCTCATGGCAGCAGTTTTTATCCCCGTTGCTTTTATGTCTGGTCCCGTAGGGATATTCTATCGGCAGTTTTCCATTACGATGGCAACTTCAATTATTTTGTCTGGTGTTGTTGCATTAACTTTAACGCCTGCGCTCTGTGCGATTATGTTAAAGAATAATCATGGCAAGGCAAGGAAGAAATCCATTATTGATAAATTTCTCGATTCTTTCAATAGATTGTTTGATAAGATGTCTAACAAATATGTTTACCTGTTGAAAGGCATTGTAGATAGACGGTTATTTACATTTATAGTCTTGATTGGTTTTTGTATTGGAGCCTACTTTTTGAATAATGCTGTTCCTGCAGGTTTTATCCCCAATGAAGACCAGGGGATGATTTATGCTATTATTCAAACGCCGCCAGGATCAACATTGGAGCGGACGAATTTGGCTGCTCAGACCTTGCAAAAAGAAGCAGAAAATATAGATGGCGTTCAATCGGTATCTTCATTAGCGGGTTATGAAATCCTGACTGAAGGAACTGGAGCAAATACAGGTACTTGTTTGATCAACTTGAAAAGCTGGGAAGAACGTAAAGAATCCTCGCAAGAGATTATTGAGCAACTAGAAGCCGCTGCCAAAAATATCCCAGGGGCGTCTATCGAATTTTTCCAACCACCGGCCGTACCGGGCTATGGTGCCGCGGGGGGATTTGAGCTTCGTCTTTTGGACAAAGCAGGTTCTGGTGACTACAAGAAAATGGAAACGGTAAGTAAGGATTTTGTACGTGAGCTGAACAAGAGACCTGAACTATCTTCTGTATTTACCTTCTACAGCGCGAGTTTTCCGCAGTATATGTTGCATATTGACAATGATCTGGCGCAACAGAAGGGTGTTACTATTGATAATGCGCTGAATACGCTTTCTACTTTGGTTGGTAGTAACTACGAAACGAACTTCATTAAGTATGACCGTCAATATAAAGTTATGGTTCAGGCTTTGCCGCAATACAGGGCTTTGCCGGAAGATATCTTAAAGCTGTATGTGAAGAATGAAAAAGATGAGATGGTCCCATTTTCAGCATTTATGCATATGGAAAAGGTCTATGGTCTTTCTGAGATCACGCGCCACAATATGTATTTGGCCTCCGAAATTTCAGGTTCTGCCGCGTCCGGCTACAGTAGTGGTGAAGCAATCCAGGTGATTAATGAAGTCGCTGCCAAAACGTTACCTCGAGGCTATGGTATTGACTGGGCTGGTATCTCCAAAGATCAAGTAGGTCGTGGAAATCAGGCAATTTATATCTTCTTAATTTGTCTTGGTTTTGTCTATTTGATACTTTCTGCTCAATATGAGAGCTTTATTATGCCTTTTGCGGTATTGCTTTCTTTACCAATCGGAATCTTTGGGGCCTTTCTATTATTGAAGTTATTGGGATTGGAAAACAATATTTATGCACAGGTCGCTTTGGTCATGCTCATAGGTTTACTTGGTAAAAATGCTGTGTTGATTGTTGAGTTTGCTGCCCAGCGGCATTCGCAAGGATTGAGTATTATTGAAGCTGCCTTGGATGGTGCAAAAGTGAGGTTTAGACCCATTTTGATGACGTCTTTTGCCTTTATCGCAGGCTTGATTCCCTTAGTTATGGCTTCTGGCCCAGGTGCAATAGGGAACCGTACGATCGGTACGGCAGCAGCGGGAGGTATGTTGTTTGGTACAGTGTTCGGTATTTTAGTGATACCAGGCTTGTACTATATCTTCGGAACTATTGCCTCTAGACGTAAGCTTATTAAACACGAGGATGAAAATCCATTAACTGAAGAACTTGATAATAATGACTAA